The following coding sequences are from one Acidobacteriota bacterium window:
- a CDS encoding glycosyltransferase family 39 protein — MIQPAAALLSRPRLACAAALGLAAAGEAVVRTGHAWFAGAALTLLGALLLAPGAWPAPEPSGAPVVPARRGGILAAGMAVAAVLAAASMRALWGESRDPALPLWIASLATLVLTAVAAGRGLDVPERWGTARLPAARGPRVALAVCVLALLSAAAFVRLWNLANVPFGINPDEGDQAALAMQIAGGFNTDAWFRPGWYHISMIYFKLLAAVMSVAGLDVAGARVFGALSGLATVAVLTALAVRHFGWRAGLLAGTLLSCMGGALQFSRVTTCAAPTQTLWALSAAGFLEAARRGRAWAWGLAGLAGGLSIYFYPTGRLWCLLAIPFSIAVFLRASQGTRARTAAGVAFAALAALVAAGPFLAATLRLPGEFTVRAQETTIFIPRNAARLAYLRADWGIGRVLVAQVEHAVGFLNRYVDQNILWPTDRPLFPPVLAALVLLGILAATVKVRDVRLVLVSLWFWIGILGVIVTVETPNMHRWATAIPVLPLFAALVLDEGARRFGPAPGRARAAATAAAAVVVALCAAAELAFYFGPYAASDRWPFKRVEGVAAAEAGAGGWALTLGNDAHMVNSGWVRLLAPRAHRMGVATPGIALPLAIPAVRDLSFVVYARQAYYLPYLESVYPGGATREKRHFPNELVVTEYRVPLAAWSARRGALVSIAGGPPVRVDAIGDPPPGAAEAARGAKTARWTAALRVPRFGNVRFSIADGVLAVDGREILRARGGERETTVALPEGDHRVEFNAPLGAAPATFLWAPDGEERLRRTRCSELWAVDGPPEGLLGTYTAPGLATPLRLDAALAAMSLGADLDFDGEWTARWSGTLVAPTDGPYVFGFLTHGGTAEMTLDGGPPRRTDGDDERLTRLPPVPLTRGPHAVEIVYRVVHRPAAIDWIWTPPGGVESVVPPSVLRPPAGAGPRPPLSEGELRALRTLRRGTPFLFTP, encoded by the coding sequence GTGATCCAACCGGCGGCGGCGCTGCTCTCCCGGCCGCGTCTCGCGTGCGCGGCGGCCCTCGGCCTCGCGGCAGCGGGCGAGGCCGTGGTCCGGACGGGCCATGCGTGGTTCGCGGGCGCGGCGCTCACGCTCCTGGGAGCGCTCCTCCTCGCGCCCGGCGCGTGGCCGGCGCCCGAGCCCTCGGGCGCCCCGGTCGTCCCGGCGCGGCGCGGCGGCATCCTCGCCGCGGGGATGGCCGTTGCCGCGGTCCTCGCGGCCGCTTCGATGCGCGCGCTCTGGGGCGAGTCCCGGGACCCGGCGCTCCCGCTCTGGATCGCCTCGCTTGCGACGCTGGTCCTGACGGCGGTGGCCGCCGGCCGCGGCCTCGACGTCCCCGAACGCTGGGGCACGGCCCGTCTTCCGGCGGCGCGCGGCCCGCGCGTCGCGCTGGCGGTTTGTGTCCTCGCACTCCTGTCCGCCGCCGCGTTCGTGAGGCTCTGGAACCTGGCGAACGTGCCGTTCGGCATAAACCCCGACGAGGGCGATCAGGCCGCGCTCGCCATGCAGATCGCCGGCGGCTTCAACACGGACGCCTGGTTCCGGCCGGGCTGGTACCACATCAGCATGATCTACTTCAAACTGCTGGCGGCCGTCATGTCGGTCGCCGGGCTGGACGTCGCGGGCGCGCGGGTCTTCGGCGCGCTCAGCGGCCTCGCGACGGTCGCCGTCCTGACCGCCCTCGCCGTCCGGCACTTCGGCTGGCGCGCGGGCCTCCTCGCCGGGACGCTGCTGTCCTGCATGGGCGGCGCCCTCCAGTTCTCGCGCGTGACGACGTGCGCCGCGCCCACGCAGACGCTGTGGGCGCTCAGCGCGGCGGGCTTCCTCGAAGCCGCGCGCCGGGGGCGCGCCTGGGCCTGGGGGCTCGCCGGACTTGCCGGCGGCCTGTCGATCTACTTCTACCCGACGGGGCGTCTCTGGTGCCTCCTCGCGATCCCGTTCTCGATCGCCGTCTTCCTCCGCGCGTCGCAGGGCACCCGGGCGCGAACGGCGGCGGGCGTGGCGTTCGCGGCGCTCGCCGCCCTCGTGGCGGCCGGGCCCTTCCTCGCCGCGACCCTGCGCCTTCCGGGCGAGTTCACCGTGCGCGCGCAGGAGACGACGATCTTCATCCCCCGGAACGCGGCGCGCCTCGCGTACCTCCGTGCGGACTGGGGCATCGGGCGCGTCCTCGTCGCCCAGGTCGAGCACGCCGTCGGCTTCCTGAACCGTTACGTCGACCAGAACATCCTCTGGCCCACGGACCGGCCCCTCTTCCCGCCGGTGCTCGCGGCGCTCGTGCTTCTCGGCATCCTCGCCGCGACGGTCAAGGTGCGCGACGTGCGTCTCGTGCTCGTGTCGCTCTGGTTCTGGATCGGCATTCTGGGCGTCATCGTGACGGTCGAGACGCCGAACATGCACCGCTGGGCGACCGCGATCCCCGTCCTGCCGCTTTTCGCGGCGCTCGTCCTCGACGAGGGGGCCCGGCGTTTCGGTCCGGCGCCGGGGCGCGCGAGGGCCGCGGCGACGGCCGCGGCTGCCGTCGTCGTCGCCTTGTGCGCCGCGGCCGAGCTGGCGTTCTACTTCGGCCCGTACGCGGCGTCCGACCGCTGGCCCTTCAAGCGCGTCGAGGGCGTGGCCGCTGCCGAAGCCGGCGCCGGGGGCTGGGCGCTGACCCTCGGAAACGACGCCCACATGGTGAACTCCGGCTGGGTGCGCCTGCTCGCGCCCCGCGCGCACCGCATGGGCGTCGCGACGCCGGGCATCGCCCTGCCTCTCGCGATCCCCGCGGTGCGCGACCTCTCCTTCGTCGTCTACGCGCGGCAGGCCTACTACCTTCCGTACCTTGAGAGCGTCTACCCGGGCGGCGCGACGCGCGAGAAGCGGCACTTCCCGAACGAGCTCGTCGTGACGGAATACCGCGTCCCTCTCGCCGCGTGGTCGGCGCGGCGCGGGGCCCTCGTCTCGATCGCGGGGGGACCGCCCGTGCGGGTGGACGCGATCGGAGATCCGCCGCCCGGCGCCGCGGAGGCGGCGCGCGGGGCGAAGACCGCCCGCTGGACGGCGGCCCTCCGCGTCCCGCGCTTCGGGAACGTGCGCTTCTCGATCGCCGACGGCGTTCTCGCCGTGGACGGCCGCGAGATCCTGCGTGCGCGGGGCGGAGAGCGCGAGACGACCGTCGCGCTTCCGGAAGGAGACCATCGCGTGGAGTTCAACGCCCCTCTCGGCGCCGCACCGGCGACGTTCCTGTGGGCCCCCGATGGCGAAGAGAGGCTCCGGCGCACGCGGTGTTCGGAGCTGTGGGCGGTCGACGGCCCGCCGGAGGGGCTCCTCGGGACGTACACCGCGCCCGGGCTCGCGACGCCGCTCCGCCTCGACGCCGCGCTCGCGGCGATGTCCCTCGGCGCGGACCTCGACTTCGACGGCGAATGGACCGCGCGCTGGAGCGGCACGCTGGTCGCGCCCACCGACGGGCCCTACGTGTTCGGCTTCCTGACGCACGGCGGGACCGCCGAGATGACGCTCGACGGCGGGCCTCCCCGCCGAACGGATGGCGACGACGAGAGGCTCACCCGCTTGCCGCCCGTCCCGCTCACGCGCGGCCCCCACGCGGTGGAGATCGTCTACCGGGTCGTCCACAGGCCGGCGGCGATCGACTGGATCTGGACGCCGCCGGGCGGTGTGGAGTCCGTCGTGCCGCCGTCCGTGCTCCGGCCTCCCGCCGGCGCCGGGCCGCGGCCGCCGCTCTCGGAGGGCGAGCTCAGGGCGCTGCGCACCCTCAGGCGCGGCACGCCGTTCCTCTTCACGCCCTGA
- a CDS encoding glycosyltransferase family 39 protein — protein sequence MTARAAAALLALALAAPAPPASAETDRPFSIAIPGAGDPAGEVGFFDATGRRVGRLTGLGEPAHLVPAPDGRFLVLDRATGRILELDVDGRVTRDVLCPATNPHPERAALLADGHVLLTTEGRVTEIDAAGAIVAEFEPPPNVRFLGAARLADGSTVFSTTEQPEPILRRTPGSKDFERLALDDGWAGSRFALRLEPEAPSSPNFLLWHHDLAGVNRMAVEDGRLVKKGFYPLPLAWKLTVDDTGAAVMISDAFEIRRAHANGPVTRFQVPFAPLGAVYLPARGLFAVSYMRVPGAAWPESWLADASANRFPWPRFVLFLLAGAAAGAAVFFARGRPPAPTPLPPAATPSPASADGRTLARRAASTAAAFVPLALYAAALVLTRRGVLLLEPYFHPERDVPLLAGFTLALAAAIWSRALTRRKDPYWQAVLAAPAEDRRLLLALLGGGLALAGGMALLYRWRAAKLEVDSTCLWAALHVLVFGMVAASFRGRVRLRETFRAHWVVLVPLAAACVTHLYRLLDVPTNVHFDFVYCSVSALELMDGRLASIFQTGFVPVPVVGLLPEMAGFLLAGPTEVGFRLGPALAGISGVLAVYVLGTTWRSRATGLLGAIFLAGAVPWIHFSRMSTTGVSAVAGLWLLVFFALALKTNRAGWWLLGGWVAGWCFYLWPASRVAPAACFLAGLVLALRSPRATARRWTGPPLMALVFLVWLVPLLPAWIASPNLALPRAQESLEVYKPQGGLDHERLRASFGRPLAMSAGWFFTTPDQSSQGSMSPALNTAEATLFVLGVAVALAAGFSLNVLLFLDVALVLLVLGAFAGSPPWYTRMLPSLPVACVFMGAAAAALLESLRLPNARGRAAALAAAAAAALAISPVANLRRYVAYESEQRPMWEATALGRRLRTIGPGRTVYLVSTGRSDWSLNVSGERPPRLGEMLPFVWNLHLVEIRELEEAVAWAAGPKAIIVPKERIAADLPRLVAAWPTARVEDLPGVAGPWAKILLID from the coding sequence GCACCCGCGCCTCCCGCGTCGGCGGAAACGGATCGCCCGTTCTCGATCGCGATCCCGGGCGCCGGCGATCCCGCCGGAGAGGTCGGCTTCTTCGACGCGACGGGCAGGCGCGTCGGCCGCCTCACGGGCCTCGGCGAGCCGGCCCACCTCGTGCCTGCTCCCGACGGGCGCTTTCTCGTCCTCGACCGCGCCACGGGGCGCATCCTCGAGCTGGACGTCGACGGGCGCGTCACGCGCGACGTGCTCTGTCCGGCCACGAATCCCCATCCGGAACGCGCGGCCCTCCTCGCGGACGGGCACGTGCTTCTCACCACCGAGGGGCGCGTGACGGAGATCGACGCGGCGGGCGCGATCGTCGCCGAGTTCGAGCCGCCTCCGAACGTGCGGTTCCTCGGCGCGGCCCGCCTCGCCGACGGGAGCACGGTCTTTTCGACCACCGAGCAGCCGGAGCCGATCCTCAGGCGGACGCCGGGCTCGAAGGACTTCGAGCGGCTCGCGCTCGACGACGGCTGGGCCGGGTCGCGCTTCGCGCTCCGCCTGGAGCCCGAGGCGCCCTCCTCGCCCAACTTCCTCCTCTGGCACCACGATCTCGCCGGCGTGAACCGCATGGCCGTCGAGGACGGCCGCCTCGTGAAGAAGGGCTTCTACCCTCTACCGCTCGCGTGGAAGCTCACGGTCGACGACACGGGGGCCGCCGTCATGATCAGCGACGCGTTCGAGATCCGGCGGGCACACGCCAACGGTCCGGTCACGCGTTTTCAGGTGCCCTTCGCTCCGCTCGGCGCCGTCTACCTCCCCGCGCGCGGCCTCTTCGCCGTCTCGTACATGCGTGTCCCGGGAGCGGCGTGGCCCGAGAGCTGGCTCGCCGACGCGTCGGCGAACCGCTTTCCGTGGCCGCGCTTCGTTCTGTTCCTCCTCGCGGGCGCTGCTGCCGGCGCCGCCGTCTTCTTCGCGCGCGGCCGCCCGCCGGCCCCCACGCCGCTTCCGCCGGCCGCGACGCCTTCTCCCGCTTCCGCGGACGGCCGCACGCTCGCGCGCCGCGCTGCGTCGACGGCCGCCGCGTTCGTCCCGCTCGCGCTCTACGCCGCAGCCCTCGTCCTCACCCGGCGTGGCGTCCTCCTGCTCGAGCCGTACTTTCATCCGGAGCGCGACGTGCCGCTTCTCGCCGGATTCACGCTCGCGCTCGCCGCGGCGATCTGGAGCCGCGCCCTGACGCGGCGCAAGGACCCGTACTGGCAGGCCGTTCTCGCGGCGCCCGCGGAGGACCGGCGCCTGCTCCTCGCGCTCCTCGGGGGCGGCCTCGCGCTCGCCGGCGGGATGGCGCTCCTCTACCGCTGGCGGGCCGCGAAGCTCGAGGTGGATTCGACTTGCCTCTGGGCCGCTCTCCACGTTCTCGTCTTCGGCATGGTGGCGGCTTCCTTCCGCGGACGAGTCCGCCTGCGCGAGACGTTTCGCGCGCATTGGGTTGTCCTCGTCCCGCTGGCCGCCGCGTGCGTCACGCACCTCTACCGGCTTCTGGACGTCCCGACGAACGTCCACTTCGACTTCGTGTACTGCTCGGTCTCGGCCCTCGAGCTGATGGACGGCAGGCTCGCGAGCATCTTCCAGACGGGCTTCGTGCCCGTGCCCGTCGTGGGCCTCCTGCCCGAGATGGCCGGGTTCCTGCTCGCGGGCCCGACGGAGGTCGGGTTCCGGCTCGGCCCCGCTCTCGCCGGCATCTCCGGCGTCCTCGCGGTCTACGTCCTCGGGACGACGTGGCGCTCCCGCGCCACCGGCCTCCTCGGCGCGATCTTCCTCGCGGGCGCCGTGCCCTGGATCCACTTCAGCCGCATGTCGACCACCGGTGTGTCGGCCGTCGCGGGGCTCTGGCTGCTCGTCTTTTTCGCCCTCGCGCTGAAGACGAACCGTGCGGGCTGGTGGCTCCTCGGCGGGTGGGTCGCGGGATGGTGCTTCTACCTGTGGCCCGCGTCGCGCGTCGCGCCGGCCGCCTGCTTCCTCGCGGGGCTCGTCCTCGCTCTCCGGTCGCCGCGGGCGACGGCTCGCCGCTGGACCGGGCCGCCGCTCATGGCGCTCGTCTTCCTCGTGTGGCTCGTTCCGCTCCTCCCCGCGTGGATCGCATCGCCGAATCTCGCGCTGCCGCGCGCGCAGGAGTCGCTCGAGGTGTACAAGCCCCAGGGCGGCCTCGACCACGAGCGGCTCCGCGCGTCGTTCGGAAGGCCGCTCGCCATGAGCGCGGGCTGGTTCTTCACGACGCCGGACCAGAGCAGCCAGGGCTCGATGTCGCCCGCGCTGAACACGGCCGAGGCGACGCTCTTCGTCCTCGGCGTCGCGGTCGCGCTCGCCGCCGGTTTCTCCCTGAACGTGCTCCTGTTCCTCGACGTCGCGCTCGTCCTGCTCGTGCTCGGGGCGTTCGCGGGCTCGCCGCCCTGGTACACGCGAATGCTCCCGAGCCTCCCGGTCGCGTGCGTGTTCATGGGCGCCGCCGCCGCCGCGCTGCTCGAGAGCCTGCGCCTGCCGAACGCGCGCGGACGCGCCGCCGCCCTCGCCGCCGCCGCCGCTGCCGCCCTCGCGATCTCCCCCGTTGCCAACCTGCGCCGGTACGTCGCCTACGAGAGCGAGCAGCGTCCGATGTGGGAAGCGACGGCGCTCGGCCGCCGGCTCCGGACGATCGGCCCCGGCCGAACGGTCTACCTCGTCTCGACGGGACGCTCGGACTGGTCGCTCAACGTGAGCGGCGAACGGCCGCCGCGCCTCGGAGAGATGCTGCCGTTCGTCTGGAACCTCCACCTCGTCGAGATCCGCGAGCTGGAGGAGGCCGTTGCGTGGGCCGCCGGCCCGAAAGCGATCATCGTGCCGAAGGAGCGCATCGCGGCGGACCTCCCGCGCCTCGTCGCGGCGTGGCCGACGGCGCGCGTGGAGGACCTGCCGGGCGTGGCCGGCCCGTGGGCGAAGATCCTCCTGATCGACTGA